In Gossypium arboreum isolate Shixiya-1 chromosome 6, ASM2569848v2, whole genome shotgun sequence, the following are encoded in one genomic region:
- the LOC108486412 gene encoding uncharacterized protein LOC108486412 — MPESFFIGAATNAMGTLMVDYLVKPIECRVRYLFRFHMIVQELHEQQNNLNREQTRIQEDIKEAKLNIQTQVIEKYVEDWLTDATNALNNVQNLEARIEENKRCFHWCPNWSWRYQLSKSMDEEILAIIKLVNNSKFERIGHCAELPGLEFFTSKGLVDSKSSTTAFNKIMKALKDAEINKIGVWGMGGVGKTTLVKEVGNKVKGFGQPIMVVISKIPDIGEIQKKIADGIHLKFEKTTKDERAKELWCRLKEGKFIIILDDLWNEWNDDEDLRKIGIPLVENGKGCKIILTTRRWTVCKSMECQVTIQIDVLDDDEAWALFKMNANLDENVSRNIIEEAEKIVKECNGLPVAIVTLGRSLKGTKTQKGWELARKKLESSRLMEIGNIEEEEKNAYMCIKMSYEYLKKEVTKRCFLLCALYPEDHSIDVEDLVRYALALELYGKVDSVEEVRVQVLEAIDYLKDSCLLLKDTQWYIKLHDLVRDVALWIASREESGFMIKSRLELLNESFEPCRAISLLNIEEKKLPGRLIPSNLEILLLKNCDVQGTCFQWMKELKSLSLTADKHCPVGMISLYALSSLPKLRALRLENFEDFSFLRSLRTLEVLSLRGLGFEGLSNELWRLENLKILDLTDCTFRSRFPPNVIQRLSKLEELYLKGSNICETVVDILVQINFLSRLTALSLRLSLDHFTGDVVFPKLERYDISVVDPYKLKCDLFSITEKSWKIKGPILLNVVSLLPENLESFEVLDDIDKFLECLIDKSLRLSNLKLLYLHNLSNLSCIGELPTQHVRLEGLVDLRITNCPSLKSLFPLSLAQSLVLLEILEIANCPRLKQIVTEMEGDEEKISSSINSHNSLGFPNLRELYIGNCYGLVYIFPTLMAPQGLPLLENLAIHRCPQLKQVVRPREGRVENDVVLQQLQFSKPLMQFSVSACPLLTDSFVHLDVEKACFKEVRLSTFKESFSSAKHLEVHYAIEDHNLVPDAKGDGLNGLTSLQLRDCKDLECLVDITTGNGPTFAFTNLKRLSIEDMFGFETLCKCHHPPQGFLQSLKVVNIKGCRKLEILFSPSITQSLVFLEELTIEFCRELRTLFSVLENDGGIRSNSCFPPFCLPKLKTLYIRLCSKLEYVLPITLAQGLPALASISVFGCDELKHVFSMPKEQDGVELHGIMLLPSLQYLRLSGLENLTSFVPENFFIKAPALKSLEAYECPKVMNFHIQQVNKQLTLKGNGLYVFKELSCNTNLIPDVHSRHLDGLTSLDIYHWWGGECLVDKSQAKMGILQNLKDLRVSYSSMSEVFRIDEGLYNREENQAPQLLLNLEQLQLKRLPYLRWIVQGPIHCVNLQSLKVLEITHCNKLTSIFSISVVQTLRSLEELKIYDCDKLKSVLMELEIDTEPNKLCLPNLKTVEIVKCPSLEYVFPLALTQGFPRLQKVQLVKLRNMRGFVAGNNFVQAPALEILIIKELCSAFTNFVLQKEVNKCDPLKELTFCTKSIDGEDVEPCNMVNTQLRQRSTNFEYMTLGNFEQLFQLQGAYFISNLEKMQLSNMIWLRDIWKGPIHFESNLRELAVYDSNCLTYIFPATFIPHFPHLSILKIKACENLKQIIANDDISTSSSQGPQLEKKMVFPHIKQIILENLPRLERFGLAGYHMEFPCLDLLDVKQCFKMITSFTVDYLTLTVHAKSNEASQLDDFNPSPEVIFWEKRRPTLLPQYVEEAEKVSPLK, encoded by the exons ATGCCCGAGTCTTTCTTTATTGGCGCTGCTACTAATGCCATGGGAACACTGATGGTAGACTACTTGGTGAAGCCAATAGAATGCCGCGTTCGTTACTTATTTCGTTTCCATATGATTGTTCAAGAGCTCCATGAGCAGCAAAACAATTTGAATAGAGAACAAACTCGTATACAAGAAGACATCAAGGAGGCTAAACTGAATATTCAAACACAAGTGATTGAGAAATACGTAGAGGACTGGTTGACGGATGCAACAAATGCCTTGAATAATGTACAGAATTTGGAAGCTAGAATTGAAGAAAATAAGAGATGCTTTCATTGGTGTCCTAACTGGAGTTGGCGATATCAGTTAAGTAAGAGCATGGACGAGGAGATATTAGCCATTATTAAACTCGTAAATAACTCCAAATTTGAACGAATTGGGCACTGCGCTGAGCTTCCTGGTTTAGAGTTCTTCACATCTAAGGGTCTTGTAGACTCCAAATCTTCAACTACTGCTTTCAATAAGATCATGAAGGCCTTGAAAGATGCTGAAATCAACAAAATCGGAGTATGGGGGATGGGAGGGGTAGGTAAAACCACCTTAGTCAAAGAGGTAGGCAATAAAGTCAAAGGATTTGGTCAGCCTATAATGGTTGTTATATCCAAAATTCCAGATATAGgcgaaattcaaaaaaaaattgcaGATGGCATTCACTTGAAATTTGAAAAAACAACCAAAGATGAAAGAGCAAAGGAGTTATGGTGTAGACTGAAAGAGGGAAAGTTCATCATAATCCTCGATGATTTGTGGAATGAGTGGAATGATGATGAAGATTTAAGAAAAATAGGGATTCCATTGGTTGAAAATGGGAAGGGCTGTAAAATCATTTTGACAACACGTCGTTGGACGGTATGCAAATCTATGGAATGTCAAGTTACTATTCAAATTGATGTTTTGGATGATGATGAAGCATGGGCTCTCTTCAAAATGAATGCTAACCTTGATGAAAACGTTTCAAGGAATATCATTGAGGAGGCTGAGAAAATTGTAAAAGAATGTAATGGTCTACCTGTAGCGATTGTAACACTCGGAAGGTCTTTAAAAGGTACTAAAACTCAGAAAGGATGGGAACTAGCTCGCAAAAAACTTGAGAGTAGTAGATTAATGGAAATTGGAAACATTGAAGAGGAAGAAAAAAATGCCTATATGTGTATTAAGATGAGCTATGAGTACTTGAAGAAGGAGGTGACCAAGCGATGCTTCTTATTGTGTGCTTTATATCCGGAGGATCACTCAATTGATGTGGAAGACTTGGTGCGATATGCTTTGGCATTGGAGTTATATGGCAAGGTTGACTCAGTTGAAGAGGTGAGGGTTCAAGTCTTGGAAGCCATTGATTACCTCAAAGATTCTTGTCTATTATTAAAAGATACGCAATG GTACATTAAGTTACATGATTTAGTCCGTGATGTCGCTCTATGGATTGCATCCAGAGAAGAAAGTGGATTTATGATCAAATCTAGATTGGAGTTACTAAATGAAAGCTTTGAACCTTGTAGAGCGATCTCATTGCTGAACATTGAAGAAAAAAAACTTCCTGGGAGATTGATACCTTCGAACCTTGAGATCTTGTTGCTTAAGAACTGTGATGTTCAAGGTACATGTTTTCAATGGATGAAAGAATTGAAATCATTAAGTCTTACAGCTGACAAACATTGTCCTGTGGGGATGATTTCCTTGTATGCTCTTAGTTCTCTACCAAAACTTCGTGCTCTACGTTTGGAAAATTTTGAGGACTTCTCATTCCTTAGAAGCCTAAGGACACTTGAGGTTCTTAGTTTGCGTGGTTTAGGATTCGAGGGTTTGTCAAATGAATTATGGAGGTTGGAAAATCTGAAGATATTGGATTTAACTGATTGTACATTTCGCTCCAGATTTCCCCCTAACGTCATTCAAAGGTTATCAAAGCTAGAGGAGCTATATCTAAAAGGTTCAAACATTTGTGAGACAGTTGTTGATATACTTGTCCAGATAAATTTCTTATCTAGGTTGACTGCATTATCCTTGAGGTTATCATTAGATCATTTTACGGGTGACGTTGTGTTTCCTAAATTGGAAAGATATGATATATCCGTAGTGGATCCTTATAAACTTAAATGTGATCTTTTTTCCATTACGGAAAAATCCTGGAAAATTAAGGGACCGATTCTTTTGAATGTAGTTTCTCTCTTGCCTGAGAATTTGGAGTCTTTTGAAGTGTTAGATGACATAGATAAGTTTCTGGAATGCTTGATTGATAAAAGTTTGAGGCTCTCAAATTTGAAGCTGTTATATTTGCATAATTTGTCTAACTTGAGTTGTATTGGGGAATTGCCAACCCAACATGTAAGGCTTGAAGGTTTAGTTGATTTGAGGATAACAAATTGTCCAAGTTTGAAATCACTCTTCCCACTTTCTCTTGCTCAAAGTTTGGTGCTCTTAGAAATCCTTGAGATAGCTAACTGTCCTAGATTGAAGCAAATAGTTACAGAAATGGAAGGTGATGAAGAAAAAATATCTTCAAGCATCAATTCTCATAATTCTTTGGGTTTCCCAAATTTAAGGGAACTCTACATAGGAAACTGTTATGGTTTGGTGTATATTTTTCCAACTTTGATGGCACCGCAAGGGCTTCCACTACTAGAAAATCTTGCTATTCATCGTTGCCCTCAATTAAAACAAGTGGTCAGACCTAGAGAAGGAAGGGTGGAAAATGATGTTGTGCTCCAACAACTGCAGTTTTCGAAACCTTTGATGCAGTTTTCAGTGTCGGCTTGCCCTTTGTTAACTGATTCATTTGTTCATTTAGACGTTGAGAAGGCTTGCTTCAAG GAGGTTCGATTATCAACATTCAAGGAATCATTCAGCAGTGCAAAACACCTTGAAGTACACTATGCAATTGAGGATCATAATCTCGTTCCGGATGCAAAGGGAGATGGACTAAATGGATTAACGTCCCTTCAACTCAGGGATTGCAAGGATCTTGAATGCTTGGTTGATATCACAACGGGGAATGGGCCAACTTTTGCATTCACTAATTTAAAGAGATTAAGTATAGAAGATATGTTTGGTTTTGAAACCTTATGCAAATGTCACCACCCTCCACAAGGTTTCCTCCAAAGTCTTAAGGTTGTAAACATAAAAGGGTGCAGAAAATTAGAAATACTCTTCTCACCTTCGATTACTCAAAGCCTAGTGTTTTTAGAAGAACTCACGATAGAATTCTGTCGTGAATTGAGAACCCTTTTCTCGGTGCTGGAAAATGATGGTGGAATAAGATCAAACAGCTGTTTTCCTCCTTTCTGCTTGCCGAAACTGAAAACTCTTTACATCAGATTGTGTTCAAAGCTAGAATATGTTCTGCCAATCACTTTGGCTCAAGGTCTTCCTGCTCTTGCATCGATTTCGGTCTTTGGTTGTGATGAATTAAAGCATGTATTCAGCATGCCAAAAGAACAAGATGGAGTTGAACTTCATGGTATCATGCTCCTTCCTAGTCTACAATATCTACGACTTTCAGGGTTAGAAAACTTGACTAGTTTTGTCCCAGAAAACTTTTTTATCAAGGCACCAGCTTTGAAAAGCTTAGAAGCTTACGAGTGTCCTAAAGTGATGAACTTCCACATTCAACAAGTTAACAAGCAGCTGACATTAAAG GGGAATGGATTATACGTATTCAAGGAATTGTCATGCAATACAAATCTTATTCCAGATGTACATTCAAGACATCTAGATGGATTAACTTCCCTTGACATTTACCATTGGTGGGGTGGTGAATGCCTGGTTGATAAATCACAAGCAAAGATGGGTATCTTACAAAACCTTAAAGATTTGAGAGTTAGTTACTCTAGTATGTCTGAAGTATTCCGAATTGATGAAGGCCTTTATAATAGAGAAGAAAATCAAGCACCACAACTACTTTTAAATTTGGAGCAGTTGCAGTTAAAGCGTTTACCATATTTGAGATGGATAGTTCAAGGCCCCATCCATTGTGTCAATCTCCAAAGCCTAAAGGTTTTAGAAATAACCCATTGCAACAAATTGACATCTATCTTCTCAATATCCGTCGTTCAAACCCTAAGGTCGTTGGAAGAACTCAAGATATATGATTGTGATAAACTAAAAAGTGTTCTGATGGAGTTGGAAATTGACACTGAACCGAACAAACTTTGCTTGCCAAACTTGAAAACTGTGGAGATAGTGAAATGCCCAAGTCTAGAATATGTCTTCCCACTTGCTTTGACTCAAGGTTTTCCTCGTCTACAAAAGGTACAACTTGTTAAATTAAGAAACATGAGAGGTTTTGTTGCTGGAAATAATTTTGTCCAAGCACCAGCTTTGGAAATTTTAATTATCAAGGAATTATGTTCAGCATTTACGAATTTTGTCTTGCAAAAAGAAGTTAACAAGTGTGATCCATTAAAG GAGTTGACCTTCTGTACGAAAAGTATAGATGGTGAAGATGTCGAGCCATGCAATATGGTAAACACTCAGTTGAGACAAAGATCAACAAATTTCGAATATATGACCCTAGGCAACTTTGAACAACTGTTTCAGCTTCAAGGTGCATATTTCATATCAAATCTAGAGAAAATGCAGCTTTCTAATATGATTTGGCTACGAGATATTTGGAAAGGTCCCATCCATTTTGAAAGCAATCTTAGAGAACTAGCAGTTTATGACTCCAATTGTTTGACATACATCTTTCCAGCGACTTTCATTCCACATTTTCCACATTTAAGTATTCTGAAAATAAAGGCGTGTGAGAATTTGAAGCAAATAATTGCCAATGATGACATTTCGACATCATCGTCACAAGGTCCTCAGTTGGAGAAGAAAATGGTATTTCCTCATATAAAGCAAATAATACTTGAAAATTTGCCAAGGCTCGAGAGGTTCGGTCTTGCGGGTTATCATATGGAATTCCCATGTTTGGATTTGCTTGATGTTAAGCAATGTTTCAAGATGATCACAAGTTTCACTGTGGATTATTTAACATTGACTGTGCATGCTAAATCTAATGAG GCATCGCAGCTAGATGATTTTAATCCCTCACCAGAAGTTATATTCTGGGAAAAGCGTAGACCCACCTTACTACCTCAATATGTAGAAGAAGCTGAAAAAGTTTCACCACTGAAGTGA
- the LOC108484181 gene encoding glutathione hydrolase 3 → MGRHNMEAPLLDEKNNNRNIIRNTALCFFFLLLTLSSLIFRDDFSYLLVKGGNKYNERVEVGGPDSVESDQGVVAADDARCSKIGVLMLKKGGHAMDAAVATALCVGVVNPMASGIGGGAFMVVRSSSTSQVQAFDARETAPLAASQNMYENDMRTKYYGPLSMGVPGEIAGLHEAWLRYGRLDWKTLFEPAIKLAKEGFLIAPYLGLSIAEHELLVMNDPGLKQVFAPEGKLLQAGDKCYNVELAHTLEEVAEQGPGVLYNGTIGEKLVKDVTQVGGILTMEDLRNYKVEVTDAMAANVMNYTIYGMPPPSSGTLGLSLVLNIFDSYGSADAAKGVLGVHRLIEALKHMFAERMNLGDPDFVDITKYVSEMLSVTFAKQIQEKIIDNATFPANYYMYRWSQLRDHGTSHFCVVDAERNAVSMTTTVNYPFGAGVLSPSTGIIVNNEMGDFSAPTEISPDMLPPAPANFIRPNKRPLSSMTPLIITKDNQLAGVIGGSGGMNIIPAVTQVFLNHFVLGMEPLAAVQHPRIYHKLIPNLVYYENWTVIDGDHIELADETKIFLREKGHELRAKSGGAIVQFVVQALQKDIERGRKFGKDSYIFHGTLTAVSDPRKDGKPAAV, encoded by the exons ATGGGGAGACATAACATGGAAGCTCCTCTTTTAGATGAGAAGAACAACAACAGAAACATTATTCGGAACACTGCTCTCtgcttcttctttcttcttttaaCCCTTTCAA GCCTGATATTCAGAGACGACTTTAGCTACTTGTTGGTTAAAGGAGGAAACAAGTACAATGAAAGGGTTGAAGTTGGTGGCCCCGACAGCGTCGAGTCAGATCAGGGCGTTGTTGCCGCTGATGATGCTCGTTGTTCTAAAATCGGTGTCCTTATGCTCAAGAAAGGAGGGCACGCGATGGATGCAGCGGTGGCAACGGCATTGTGCGTTGGAGTCGTCAACCCAATGGCTAGTGGAATTGGAGGTGGAGCTTTCATGGTGGTTAGGTCTTCATCGACTTCACAAGTCCAAGCCTTTGATGCCAGAGAAACAGCTCCCTTAGCCGCTTCACAG AACATGTACGAGAATGATATGAGAACCAAGTACTATGGTCCATTGTCAATGGGAGTTCCTGGTGAAATTGCTGGCCTTCATGAAGCTTGGTTGAGATATGGTCGATTAGATTGGAAGACACTATTTGAGCCTGCAATAAAACTAGCTAAAGAGGGATTTCTGATTGCTCCTTATCTTGGATTAAGTATTGCTGAGCACGAGCTGCTGGTCATGAATGATCCCGGCTTAAAGCAGGTGTTTGCACCAGAGGGGAAGCTGTTACAAGCAGGTGACAAGTGCTATAATGTAGAGCTAGCCCACACCCTTGAGGAAGTGGCTGAACAAGGACCAGGGGTTTTATATAATGGAACTATAGGAGAgaaattggtaaaagatgtgacACAGGTTGGTGGGATTTTGACAATGGAGGATTTAAGGAATTACAAGGTAGAGGTTACAGATGCAATGGCTGCAAATGTGATGAATTACACTATATATGGGATGCCACCTCCTTCAAGTGGAACACTTGGGCTGTCTCTG GTTTTGAACATCTTCGACAGCTATGGAAGTGCCGATGCAGCAAAGGGCGTTCTTGGAGTGCATCGCCTGATTGAAGCATTGAAACACATGTTTGCTGAAAGAATGAACTTGGGTGACCCTGATTTTGTTGACATTACCAAATATGTATCTGAAATGCTTTCTGTTACTTTTGCAAAGCAAATTCAGGAAAAGATAATTGACAACGCCACTTTCCCTGCAAACTATTATATGTACAG ATGGAGTCAACTCAGAGACCATGGAACTAGCCATTTCTGCGTCGTAGATGCAGAACGTAATGCCGTATCGATGACCACCACTGTAAATTACCCTTTTGGAGCTGGAGTATTATCGCCTTCCACTGGGATCATTGTTAACAATGAGATGGGTGATTTCTCAGCACCAACAGAGATATCTCCAGACATGCTCCCTCCTGCTCCTGCAAATTTTATTAGACCAAACAAGAGACCTCTATCTTCCATGACACCACTTATTATTACCAAG GATAATCAGCTGGCAGGAGTGATTGGTGGCAGTGGTGGAATGAACATAATACCAGCAGTAACCCAGGTTTTCCTAAATCATTTTGTATTGGGGATGGAACCTTTAGCTGCAGTTCAACATCCAAGGATCTACCACAAG CTAATACCAAACCTAGTTTATTACGAAAACTGGACAGTGATTGATGGGGATCACATCGAGCTTGCAGATGAGACAAAGATTTTCCTGAGAGAGAAGGGGCATGAGCTGCGGGCCAAGTCAGGTGGGGCTATCGTCCAGTTTGTTGTTCAAGCCCTCCAGAAAGACATAGAAAGGGGCCGAAAATTTGGAAaagattcatatatatttcatGGAACATTAACTGCTGTTAGTGACCCTAGAAAAGATGGAAAGCCAGCAGCCGTCTGA